In one Xiphophorus couchianus chromosome 17, X_couchianus-1.0, whole genome shotgun sequence genomic region, the following are encoded:
- the bltp3b gene encoding bridge-like lipid transfer protein family member 3B isoform X3 yields MAGLIKKQILKHLSRFAKNLSPDKINLSTLKGEGQLTNLELDEEVLQSLLDLPTWLAINRVFCNKAAIRIPWTKLKTHPISLTLDKVIMEMSTCDEPRPPNGPSPIATASGQSEYGFAEKVVEGISLSINSIVIKISAKAFNASFELSQLQVYSVNTSWSISDLRFTRIQDPQRGEILTFKEISWQMIRIEADAIQSAEHEMLSAPIRLITNQSKIRVTLKRRMKDCNVVASKLILVLDDLLWVLTDSQLKAMVQYAKSLSEAMEKSAQQRKSMAADDQASSPPQTAQQVRTQQASTAADQSATMAKLFSAYDVCETSHHLQITHLDLHICDDIHAKDKATSRRITGGAMQLSFSSITLDYYPFHKAGDSCVHWMHYSEATKTRETWAKSLLDEYKTDVERLKGAVRDRQGPGAAHGSPHHGSPHHGKINTSSSSSASFSPPPPKTQLMSSSFVLRMADFSIYQVSMADQRRSSPKTMISCNKKSLYLPAEMPAIHVEFTEYYFPDGKDYPIPCPNLYAQLNALQLVLDPRSLVWINLFALDLRQSLEQFMQIYKLNDSQKPDEHVDIKVDGLMLKLVVPTEPDASYAADLPRSVSIQTSEMVATNTRYPPNCTRSHLEALLQAFEGEPFFSPSFSTFPRSPSSVPVLHPVFQQHAHEQDTKLQHIHRGLVEPTMGADALKMPAAADFWALHFAQFWVDYEGSRGGKGRPQPFVDSFPLTVWACQPTKLVQHQEKLKDSVGTGLSRSSSAEAVARLQRKRILKEYYSADSAPASTQSNGLHKPHSLDSVPNSRCSLSPSNDADVHLLVHVQKPLSAQVSHRQYVFLMHLLRSLKTLQQTLQQDLESMASKRERKDAMHRPADHKPFTFCLGLLLKSAEVSLLMKPIPQPEGSGSPAGSELSPSESRGTLEPAGDVAEGPGKANEEPGSQDGGAAKQPCTVDQLLCGEGPEGGATLYATPLIPSSTCEERTPVKNPDRGASEAVGEGLVDGLGTGDEAGSGLDPKTALTDPLSDFSDKEKAAAAKMPQSISRKGSLSVVSDLLSSSNSSRSTSLYSMSNIGRLMRDRSQSSFSVSYKNMKKSPSLQSLDNISIDSYLMEDGDTYSLTERDDVSISGFKDAISEQSVPESAAEAVTVQEKDGAASPDSVSAASQSIDEPAKDTVSVLVLKVQTLCVGMEAVGESSAVTLEVGRVTPNQLGNIGLREYLSNRSLAGGETRSGSSRGLYNPEVRARLESGPSAATHSPLAERNGFLQLHLHGYQARFMMASLRNLALFLEGDRSTDVMPMEIRIRDTHINLEARKPCSLHLKQGDDSADNPDAETNTLHVDSLVVRRNDDGSFSVGVDGAADAKPKKAQTDSTLSPLPEAVSGVCRTAKATQTQTPPSSPRPTDREKMLLEENECLKVELSRAKMALAEAQMEKDSLLHRMKSLKMNTS; encoded by the exons GTTTGCTAAGAACCTGTCGCCGGATAAGATCAACCTGAGCACACTGAAGGGGGAAGGCCAGCTGACCAACCTGGAGCTGGACGAGGAGGTCCTGCAGAGTCTGCTGGACCTGCCCACCTGGCTGGCAATCAACCGTGTGTTCTGCAACAAGGCGGCCATCAGG ATACCATGGACAAAACTAAAGACTCACCCAATTTCTTTG ACCCTGGATAAGGTGATAATGGAAATGAGCACGTGTGACGAGCCTCGTCCCCCTAATGGTCCGTCTCCCATAGCAACGGCATCTGGACAAAG TGAATATGGCTTTGCTGAGAAGGTGGTGGAGGGCATTTCCTTATCCATCAACTCCATCGTCATCAAGATCAGCGCCAAGGCTTTCAACGCCTCCTTTGAGCTCTCCCAGCTGCAGGTGTACAGCGTCAACACCAGCTGGAGCATCAGCGACCTGCGATTCACCCGCATCCAGGACCCTCAGAGGGGGGAG ATCCTGACGTTTAAAGAAATCAGCTGGCAGATGATCCGCATCGAGGCTGACGCCATCCAGAGCGCCGAGCACGAGATGCTGAGCGCCCCGATCCGTCTCATCACCAACCAGTCCAAGATCAGGGTCACTCTGAAGAGACGG ATGAAGGACTGCAACGTTGTGGCTTCAAAGCTGATTCTCGTCCTGGACGACCTGCTGTGGGTTCTGACCGACTCCCAGCTCAAAGCTATGGTTCAGTATGCAAAGTCCCTCAGCGAAGCCATGGAGAAGTCTGCTCAGCAGAGGAAGAGCATGGCTGCAGACGATCAG GCGTCGTCGCCGCCCCAAACTGCCCAACAAGTGCGCACCCAGCAGGCGTCCACAGCTGCTGACCAGAGTGCAACCATGGCCAAGCTGTTCAGTGCCTACGATGTGTGTGAGACCTCACACCACCTCCAGATCACACACCTGGATCTGCACATCTGTGATGACATCCATGCCAAGGACAAAG CTACCAGTAGGAGGATAACAGGTGGAGCGATGCAGCTTTCCTTCAGCTCCATCACCCTCGACTACTACCCTTTCCACAAAGCAG GGGACAGTTGTGTCCACTGGATGCACTACAGCGAAGCCACTAAAACCAGAGAGACCTGGGCCAAGAGTCTGCTGGACGAGTACAAAACTGATGTGGAAAGGTTAAAGGGCGCGGTTCGAGACCGACAAGGCCCCGGCGCTGCACATGGCTCCCCGCATCACGGCTCCCCGCATCACG GAAAGATaaacacctcctcctcctccagcgcCTCCTTCAGCCCTCCGCCTCCAAAGACGCAGCTCATGTCCAGCTCCTTCGTCCTCAGGATGGCGGACTTCAGCATCTACCAG GTGTCGATGGCAGACCAGCGGCGCTCCAGCCCAAAGACCATGATCTCCTGCAATAAGAAGTCGTTGTATCTTCCCGCGGAGATGCCGGCCATCCATGTCGAGTTTACAGAGTATTACTTTCCAGATGGAAAAGATTACCCCA TCCCGTGTCCCAACCTCTATGCCCAGCTCAACGCCCTGCAGCTGGTTCTGGATCCCCGCAGCCTGGTGTGGATCAACCTCTTTGCTCTGGACTTGAGGCAGAGTCTGGAGCAGTTCATGCAGATCTACAAGCTCAACGACTCGCAGAAACCCGACGAACACGTCGACATCAAGGTGGACGGCCTCATGCTGAAA TTGGTGGTTCCCACGGAGCCGGACGCCTCCTATGCTGCAGACTTGCCTCGCTCCGTCTCCATCCAGACATCAGAGATGGTCGCCACCAACACCCGGTACCCCCCCAACTGCACCCGCTCCCACCTGGAGGCGCTCCTGCAGGCCTTCGAAGGGGAACCCTTcttctctccttctttctccaCTTTCCCCCGCTCGCCCTCCTCCGTGCCCGTCCTTCACCCTGTCTTCCAGCAGCATGCTCACGAGCAGGACACCAAGCTGCAGCACATCCACCGGGGGCTGGTGGAGCCCACCATGGGGGCGGACGCCCTCAAAATGCCTGCAGCCGCCGACTTCTGGGCGCTGCACTTCGCCCAGTTCTGGGTGGACTACGAAGGCAGCCGTGGGGGCAAAGGCCGGCCACAGCCCTTCGTGGACTCGTTCCCTCTCACGGTGTGGGCGTGCCAACCCACCAAGCTCGTCCAGCACCAGGAGAAGCTGAAAGACTCGGTGGGAACTGGACTGTCCAGGAGCTCGTCAGCGGAGGCGGTCGCGCGTTTGCAGAGGAAGCGAATTTTGAAGGAGTATTACAGTGCCGATAGCGCGCCagcatcaacacaaagtaacGGCCTACATAAACCTCACTCACTGGACAGCGTCCCCAACTCACGCTGTTCGTTGTCACCAAGTAACGACGCAGACGTCCATCTGTTGGTGCATGTGCAGAAGCCGCTAAGCGCTCAg GTGAGCCATCGGCAGTATGTGTTCCTGATGCACCTCCTGCGCAGCCTGAAAACCCTGCAGCAAACGCTGCAGCAGGATCTGGAGAGCATGGCCTCCAAGAGAGAGCGCAAAGATGCAATGCACCGTCCCGCCGACCACAAACCCTTCACCTTCTGCCTGGGCCTCCTGCTGAAGAGCGCCGAGGTGTCGCTCCTCATGAAGCCCATTCCCCAGCCTGAGGGTTCAGGATCTCCTGCTGGGTCAGAGCTCTCCCCCTCGGAGAGCAGAGGAACGCTCGAACCAGCAGGTGACGTGGCGGAGGGGCCAGGAAAGGCCAACGAGGAGCCAGGGTCTCAAGACGGAGGAGCAGCCAAGCAGCCTTGCACTGTAGACCAGCTGTTATGTGGTGAAGGTCCAGAAGGGGGCGCCACTCTGTATGCTACCCCATTAATTCCCTCATCGACTTGTGAGGAGAGGACTCCGGTGAAGAACCCGGACAGGGGGGCTTCAGAGGCAGTGGGGGAAGGCTTGGTAGATGGGTTAGGAACCGGGGATGAAGCGGGTTCTGGGCTGGACCCGAAAACCGCTTTGACCGACCCGCTTTCTGACTTCAGTGACAAAGAGAAAGCTGCAGCTGCAAAGATGCCTCAGTCAATTTCCag GAAAGGAAGTTTGTCTGTGGTTTCTGATCTCCTCAGCTCCTCAAACTCCAGCAGATCCACCTCCCTTTATTCCATGTCTAACAT cggTCGTTTGATGCGCGATCGCTCCCAGTCCAGTTTCTCTGTGTCCTATAAGAACATGAAGAAGAGCCCGTCCCTTCAATCTCTGGACAACATCTCCATAGACAGCTACTTGATGGAAGACGGAGACACTTACAGCTTAACGGAGAGAG ACGATGTGTCCATCTCCGGCTTCAAGGACGCCATCAGCGAGCAGAGCGTCCCGGAGAGCGCCGCCGAGGCAGTGACTGTCCAGGAGAAGGACGGGGCCGCGTCCCCCGACAGCGTCAGCGCCGCCTCCCAGAGCATCGACGAGCCAGCCAAAGATACG GTGTCTGTGCTGGTGCTGAAGGTCCAGACGTTGTGTGTGGGCATGGAGGCGGTGGGCGAGAGCTCAGCCGTGACCCTTGAGGTCGGTCGGGTCACTCCTAACCAGCTGGGCAACATTGGCCTCAGAGAGTACCTAAGCAACCGCAGCCTTG CGGGTGGGGAGACCCGCTCTGGCTCCAGCCGGGGTCTTTACAATCCGGAGGTCCGGGCTCGCCTGGAGAGCGGGCCGAGCGCCGCCACTCACTCCCCGCTGGCGGAGCGCAACGGCTTCCTGCAGCTGCATCTCCATGGATACCAGGCCAGATTCATGATGGCGTCGCTGCGCAACCTGGCGCTTTTCCTGGAGGGCGACCGCTCCACCGACGTGATGCCCATGGAGATCAGAATCAGGGACACACACATCAACTTAGAGGCGAGGAAACCCTGTAGTTTACATTTGAAG
- the bltp3b gene encoding bridge-like lipid transfer protein family member 3B isoform X2 — MAGLIKKQILKHLSRFAKNLSPDKINLSTLKGEGQLTNLELDEEVLQSLLDLPTWLAINRVFCNKAAIRIPWTKLKTHPISLTLDKVIMEMSTCDEPRPPNGPSPIATASGQSEYGFAEKVVEGISLSINSIVIKISAKAFNASFELSQLQVYSVNTSWSISDLRFTRIQDPQRGEILTFKEISWQMIRIEADAIQSAEHEMLSAPIRLITNQSKIRVTLKRRMKDCNVVASKLILVLDDLLWVLTDSQLKAMVQYAKSLSEAMEKSAQQRKSMAADDQASSPPQTAQQVRTQQASTAADQSATMAKLFSAYDVCETSHHLQITHLDLHICDDIHAKDKATSRRITGGAMQLSFSSITLDYYPFHKAGDSCVHWMHYSEATKTRETWAKSLLDEYKTDVERLKGAVRDRQGPGAAHGSPHHGSPHHGKINTSSSSSASFSPPPPKTQLMSSSFVLRMADFSIYQVSMADQRRSSPKTMISCNKKSLYLPAEMPAIHVEFTEYYFPDGKDYPIPCPNLYAQLNALQLVLDPRSLVWINLFALDLRQSLEQFMQIYKLNDSQKPDEHVDIKVDGLMLKLVVPTEPDASYAADLPRSVSIQTSEMVATNTRYPPNCTRSHLEALLQAFEGEPFFSPSFSTFPRSPSSVPVLHPVFQQHAHEQDTKLQHIHRGLVEPTMGADALKMPAAADFWALHFAQFWVDYEGSRGGKGRPQPFVDSFPLTVWACQPTKLVQHQEKLKDSVGTGLSRSSSAEAVARLQRKRILKEYYSADSAPASTQSNGLHKPHSLDSVPNSRCSLSPSNDADVHLLVHVQKPLSAQVSHRQYVFLMHLLRSLKTLQQTLQQDLESMASKRERKDAMHRPADHKPFTFCLGLLLKSAEVSLLMKPIPQPEGSGSPAGSELSPSESRGTLEPAGDVAEGPGKANEEPGSQDGGAAKQPCTVDQLLCGEGPEGGATLYATPLIPSSTCEERTPVKNPDRGASEAVGEGLVDGLGTGDEAGSGLDPKTALTDPLSDFSDKEKAAAAKMPQSISRKGSLSVVSDLLSSSNSSRSTSLYSMSNIGRLMRDRSQSSFSVSYKNMKKSPSLQSLDNISIDSYLMEDGDTYSLTERDDVSISGFKDAISEQSVPESAAEAVTVQEKDGAASPDSVSAASQSIDEPAKDTVSVLVLKVQTLCVGMEAVGESSAVTLEVGRVTPNQLGNIGLREYLSNRSLGMVCSVPIPAQSSRAGGETRSGSSRGLYNPEVRARLESGPSAATHSPLAERNGFLQLHLHGYQARFMMASLRNLALFLEGDRSTDVMPMEIRIRDTHINLEQGDDSADNPDAETNTLHVDSLVVRRNDDGSFSVGVDGAADAKPKKAQTDSTLSPLPEAVSGVCRTAKATQTQTPPSSPRPTDREKMLLEENECLKVELSRAKMALAEAQMEKDSLLHRMKSLKMNTS, encoded by the exons GTTTGCTAAGAACCTGTCGCCGGATAAGATCAACCTGAGCACACTGAAGGGGGAAGGCCAGCTGACCAACCTGGAGCTGGACGAGGAGGTCCTGCAGAGTCTGCTGGACCTGCCCACCTGGCTGGCAATCAACCGTGTGTTCTGCAACAAGGCGGCCATCAGG ATACCATGGACAAAACTAAAGACTCACCCAATTTCTTTG ACCCTGGATAAGGTGATAATGGAAATGAGCACGTGTGACGAGCCTCGTCCCCCTAATGGTCCGTCTCCCATAGCAACGGCATCTGGACAAAG TGAATATGGCTTTGCTGAGAAGGTGGTGGAGGGCATTTCCTTATCCATCAACTCCATCGTCATCAAGATCAGCGCCAAGGCTTTCAACGCCTCCTTTGAGCTCTCCCAGCTGCAGGTGTACAGCGTCAACACCAGCTGGAGCATCAGCGACCTGCGATTCACCCGCATCCAGGACCCTCAGAGGGGGGAG ATCCTGACGTTTAAAGAAATCAGCTGGCAGATGATCCGCATCGAGGCTGACGCCATCCAGAGCGCCGAGCACGAGATGCTGAGCGCCCCGATCCGTCTCATCACCAACCAGTCCAAGATCAGGGTCACTCTGAAGAGACGG ATGAAGGACTGCAACGTTGTGGCTTCAAAGCTGATTCTCGTCCTGGACGACCTGCTGTGGGTTCTGACCGACTCCCAGCTCAAAGCTATGGTTCAGTATGCAAAGTCCCTCAGCGAAGCCATGGAGAAGTCTGCTCAGCAGAGGAAGAGCATGGCTGCAGACGATCAG GCGTCGTCGCCGCCCCAAACTGCCCAACAAGTGCGCACCCAGCAGGCGTCCACAGCTGCTGACCAGAGTGCAACCATGGCCAAGCTGTTCAGTGCCTACGATGTGTGTGAGACCTCACACCACCTCCAGATCACACACCTGGATCTGCACATCTGTGATGACATCCATGCCAAGGACAAAG CTACCAGTAGGAGGATAACAGGTGGAGCGATGCAGCTTTCCTTCAGCTCCATCACCCTCGACTACTACCCTTTCCACAAAGCAG GGGACAGTTGTGTCCACTGGATGCACTACAGCGAAGCCACTAAAACCAGAGAGACCTGGGCCAAGAGTCTGCTGGACGAGTACAAAACTGATGTGGAAAGGTTAAAGGGCGCGGTTCGAGACCGACAAGGCCCCGGCGCTGCACATGGCTCCCCGCATCACGGCTCCCCGCATCACG GAAAGATaaacacctcctcctcctccagcgcCTCCTTCAGCCCTCCGCCTCCAAAGACGCAGCTCATGTCCAGCTCCTTCGTCCTCAGGATGGCGGACTTCAGCATCTACCAG GTGTCGATGGCAGACCAGCGGCGCTCCAGCCCAAAGACCATGATCTCCTGCAATAAGAAGTCGTTGTATCTTCCCGCGGAGATGCCGGCCATCCATGTCGAGTTTACAGAGTATTACTTTCCAGATGGAAAAGATTACCCCA TCCCGTGTCCCAACCTCTATGCCCAGCTCAACGCCCTGCAGCTGGTTCTGGATCCCCGCAGCCTGGTGTGGATCAACCTCTTTGCTCTGGACTTGAGGCAGAGTCTGGAGCAGTTCATGCAGATCTACAAGCTCAACGACTCGCAGAAACCCGACGAACACGTCGACATCAAGGTGGACGGCCTCATGCTGAAA TTGGTGGTTCCCACGGAGCCGGACGCCTCCTATGCTGCAGACTTGCCTCGCTCCGTCTCCATCCAGACATCAGAGATGGTCGCCACCAACACCCGGTACCCCCCCAACTGCACCCGCTCCCACCTGGAGGCGCTCCTGCAGGCCTTCGAAGGGGAACCCTTcttctctccttctttctccaCTTTCCCCCGCTCGCCCTCCTCCGTGCCCGTCCTTCACCCTGTCTTCCAGCAGCATGCTCACGAGCAGGACACCAAGCTGCAGCACATCCACCGGGGGCTGGTGGAGCCCACCATGGGGGCGGACGCCCTCAAAATGCCTGCAGCCGCCGACTTCTGGGCGCTGCACTTCGCCCAGTTCTGGGTGGACTACGAAGGCAGCCGTGGGGGCAAAGGCCGGCCACAGCCCTTCGTGGACTCGTTCCCTCTCACGGTGTGGGCGTGCCAACCCACCAAGCTCGTCCAGCACCAGGAGAAGCTGAAAGACTCGGTGGGAACTGGACTGTCCAGGAGCTCGTCAGCGGAGGCGGTCGCGCGTTTGCAGAGGAAGCGAATTTTGAAGGAGTATTACAGTGCCGATAGCGCGCCagcatcaacacaaagtaacGGCCTACATAAACCTCACTCACTGGACAGCGTCCCCAACTCACGCTGTTCGTTGTCACCAAGTAACGACGCAGACGTCCATCTGTTGGTGCATGTGCAGAAGCCGCTAAGCGCTCAg GTGAGCCATCGGCAGTATGTGTTCCTGATGCACCTCCTGCGCAGCCTGAAAACCCTGCAGCAAACGCTGCAGCAGGATCTGGAGAGCATGGCCTCCAAGAGAGAGCGCAAAGATGCAATGCACCGTCCCGCCGACCACAAACCCTTCACCTTCTGCCTGGGCCTCCTGCTGAAGAGCGCCGAGGTGTCGCTCCTCATGAAGCCCATTCCCCAGCCTGAGGGTTCAGGATCTCCTGCTGGGTCAGAGCTCTCCCCCTCGGAGAGCAGAGGAACGCTCGAACCAGCAGGTGACGTGGCGGAGGGGCCAGGAAAGGCCAACGAGGAGCCAGGGTCTCAAGACGGAGGAGCAGCCAAGCAGCCTTGCACTGTAGACCAGCTGTTATGTGGTGAAGGTCCAGAAGGGGGCGCCACTCTGTATGCTACCCCATTAATTCCCTCATCGACTTGTGAGGAGAGGACTCCGGTGAAGAACCCGGACAGGGGGGCTTCAGAGGCAGTGGGGGAAGGCTTGGTAGATGGGTTAGGAACCGGGGATGAAGCGGGTTCTGGGCTGGACCCGAAAACCGCTTTGACCGACCCGCTTTCTGACTTCAGTGACAAAGAGAAAGCTGCAGCTGCAAAGATGCCTCAGTCAATTTCCag GAAAGGAAGTTTGTCTGTGGTTTCTGATCTCCTCAGCTCCTCAAACTCCAGCAGATCCACCTCCCTTTATTCCATGTCTAACAT cggTCGTTTGATGCGCGATCGCTCCCAGTCCAGTTTCTCTGTGTCCTATAAGAACATGAAGAAGAGCCCGTCCCTTCAATCTCTGGACAACATCTCCATAGACAGCTACTTGATGGAAGACGGAGACACTTACAGCTTAACGGAGAGAG ACGATGTGTCCATCTCCGGCTTCAAGGACGCCATCAGCGAGCAGAGCGTCCCGGAGAGCGCCGCCGAGGCAGTGACTGTCCAGGAGAAGGACGGGGCCGCGTCCCCCGACAGCGTCAGCGCCGCCTCCCAGAGCATCGACGAGCCAGCCAAAGATACG GTGTCTGTGCTGGTGCTGAAGGTCCAGACGTTGTGTGTGGGCATGGAGGCGGTGGGCGAGAGCTCAGCCGTGACCCTTGAGGTCGGTCGGGTCACTCCTAACCAGCTGGGCAACATTGGCCTCAGAGAGTACCTAAGCAACCGCAGCCTTG GTATGGTGTGTTCAGTACCAATACCTGCTCAGAGCAGCCGAG CGGGTGGGGAGACCCGCTCTGGCTCCAGCCGGGGTCTTTACAATCCGGAGGTCCGGGCTCGCCTGGAGAGCGGGCCGAGCGCCGCCACTCACTCCCCGCTGGCGGAGCGCAACGGCTTCCTGCAGCTGCATCTCCATGGATACCAGGCCAGATTCATGATGGCGTCGCTGCGCAACCTGGCGCTTTTCCTGGAGGGCGACCGCTCCACCGACGTGATGCCCATGGAGATCAGAATCAGGGACACACACATCAACTTAGAG